The Thermovibrio guaymasensis genomic interval GATCTCTTTGCCGGTTGCGTAGTGGAGAGTTAACATAAGTGCAGATAAGGTTGACAGCCCTAGAGTTAAAGGAACGAAGATAAAGTGGAAGAAGGCTGTCATCGCGAACTGCAGTCGCGATACCAGTAGTACGAAGTCCATTGTGGCACCTCCCTTAAAGGTTTAAGTGTTGTTCTACCTTCCTTTTAGAGTGTTTTTCCAAACAGTGATTATATCAAAATAGACCGAGTTCTCTAAGTTTACGAAGTTTAAATATTTAAAATTTTCTAAATTATCTCAGTTCCTATACCTTCTTGAGTGAACATTTCAAGTAAAATTGAGTGTTTTACCCTTCCATCTATTATGTGTGCCTTTTTAACTCCCCCCGTAAGGGCAATCTCACAGGCTTTAACCTTTGGAATCATTCCTCCAGATATAGTTCCGTTTGAGATAAGCTTGCTGAGCTCTTGACGTTTAAGGCTCTTTATGAGTTCCCCTTCCTTATTTTTGATTCCCTCAACATCGGTTAACATTATCAACTTTTCGGCCTTTAAGGCCGCTGCCATCTCGCCGGCTACAAGGTCGGCATTTATGTTGTAGGCTTCAAAGTCCTCGCCTATTCCGACGGGAGCAATTACAGGAATAAATTTAGACTCTAGAAGTCTGTTTACAATATCCGGGTTAACCTTCTTTACCCTCCCTACAAATCCCAGGTCTATTATCTCCGGCGCATTTACCTCCTGTAGGTATTTAACGTGGTCTATTTTCTCTGCAACTATTAAGTTTCCATCTTTTCCTGAAAGACCTACAGCGTTGCCTCCGTGGGAGTTGATCAGCTTGACGATTTCCTTATTTACTTTTCCAACTAAAACCATTTCAACTACGTTCATAGTCTCTCTATCAGTTACTCTCATTCCTCCTACAAAGCGGCTCTCTATGTTGAGTTTTTTAAGGAGTTCTCCTATCTGCGGTCCCCCTCCGTGGACTATTACGGGGTTTATTCCTACATACTTGAGTAAAACTACGTCCTGAGCAAATCCTTCTTTTAGGTCTTCGTTAATCATGGCGTTTCCGCCGTACTTAATGACTACCGTCTTCCCGTAGAATTCCTTTATGTAGGGAAGGGCTTCTAAGAGAGTTGTTACCTTTTCTATCATCTTTTCCACTTTTTCCTCCTCTTTAGGGTAAGATTGGAGTAATTTTAAACCTGAAAGTTCAAGGAGGTTAGTTTGGACAGGGTCGTTGTCGGGATAACGGGAGCAAGTGGTTCTATTTACGGTAAGAGGCTTGTTGAGGTTCTAGTGGCAAACTCTTACCGGGTGGACTTAATCTTCTCAGAAACGGGAAGGAGGGTGTTTGAGTTTGAGACTGGAGTTTCAGTTGATAAGTTTGTAAATTCCCTTCCAAAAGACCTGGTTAACCTCTACAGACCAGATGACCTCTTTGCTCCTCCATCAAGCGGTTCCCATCAAGTTAAGGGGGCCGTTGTTATTCCCTGTTCGGCAGGGACTCTCGGCCATATAGCTTCTGGTTCAACTGTTAACCTTATTCACAGGGCTGTGGACGTAAACTTAAAAGAGGGTAGACCTGTTATCCTTGTCTTCAGGGAAACTCCTATTAATAGAATACACGCTGAGAACATCTTAAGAGTTATTGATTCTGGAGTTACCGTTCTTCCGGCATCTCCCGGTTTTTACAGTAAACCTAAAGGAGTTATGGAGCTCGTTGACTTTATAGTTGAGAGGGCTTTGAGGCTTCTCCTTAAGAAGGAGTTTGGGTTGATTAGGAACTGGGGAGCTCCTTAAGGAGTTTTGACGTTGAAAATGGAATAACTTCCTCCAAGTTCTCCTTTCCTAGTAGGAGCATTAAAAGTCTATCAAACCCCAGTGCAACTCCTTCACATTTAGGAAGGGGTTTCCTCTTTAGTAGTTCCAAAAACCTCTTATCCAATGCACAAATTCCCTTCTTTTCAAACTTTTCCCTGTAGCTTCCGTAGTCCCTTAGCTCTGTGTAACCGTTTGCAAGTTCAACTCCCGCGATGTAAAGCTCAAACCTCTGGGCAATTCCGTTCTCTACTTCAGCCATTGCAGAGAACTCCTCCGGATATCCAAACAGGAAAACAGGGTGCGGAAGTTGAGCCAGTTTTGGCTCAACTCTATCTACTAAGAGCTTAAAGAATGCACCTTCGTAGTCTTTTTCTCCGGATATCTTTATGACTTGTTCTCTATCAAGTACGTTAACGCCTGCAAATTCCTCAAATGCCTCTTTTACGCTTATCCTTTTAAATTCCTTTAGGCTTGTTTTATTTCCTCTAAAAGTGATCTCTTTAACCCCAAACTCTTCAGCTCCCCTTTTAACTATCTCCTCAGTTTCTTCCATGCCTTTTTTAAAGTCTTCTCCAACCCTGTACCATTCAACCATAGTAAACTCTACCTGGTGGAGGGGAGTAATCTCTCCGCTTCTAAAAACTTTTGTAATCTGAAAGATTCTCTCTGCCCCCAACCAAATTAACCTTTTCATGAAGAATTCGGGGGATGTATGGAGGAACCAGGTATGCTTTTTCCCTTGGAAGTCTTTAAACTCGGTCCTTACGTTTTCAACGTTGTTGTCAGGGTTACAGTAAGGTATTAAAGTGGGAGTTTCAACTTCGGTAAATCCCCAGCTTAAAAAGAGCTCCCTTATACTTTCCTTTAGTCTATTTCTGGCTATAATGGTTTCTAACATCCTAATTCTCCGGAGAACCTTTTGAGAGTAGGAATAATATCGGATATTCACGCTAATATCCACGCCTTAAAAGAAGTTGATAGAAAGCTAAAGGAGGAAGGAGTTGATGAAGTTTGGTGCTTGGGGGATACTGTAGGTTATGGGGCCTTTCCAAACGAGTGTCTTGATTGGGTAAGGGAGAACTGTAGTATCGTTCTACTTGGAAACCACGAGCTTGTAGTTCTTGGCTACTATGATGAGAGTCTTTTAAACGAATATGCTGCGGCCTCACTTATCTGGACTAAGGAGAGGTTGAAAGCAGAAAACGTTGAGTTTCTAAAGAAACTCTCGGTCCAGCACCTAACCGACTGTTGCCAGCTGGTCCACGATACACCAGAAAGTCCGGGGAGCATGAAGTATATCCTTTCAAAAAACGATGCTTACTATGCCCTTTTGAAACAACTAAGAAGCCTATGCTTTTTCGGTCATACTCATATTCCAGCGGCTTACCGTCTTTGGGGACCTGAAGTTGACAAGGTTTCTGCTAATCCCCTTTACGTAAGGGCAGGAAGGTATCTAATTAATCCCGGTAGCGTCGGTCAGCCGAGGGATAAGGATCCGAGAGCTTCCTTTGGGATATTTGACCTTGAAAGTAAGAGTTTTAAGCTTTATCGGGTAGAATACAACTTTAAAGTTGCAGCGAGGGAGATTTTAAGGGCAGGGCTTCCGGAATTCCTTGCAGCAAGGCTGGTTTTGGGGGTTTAGGATGAAGGGATACATGCTTATAGGCGGTAAGAGGGTCTTTAAGAAGGAAGAGATAGAGATCAGATTTCCCTACGATAACTCCTTAGTTGGGACGATTCCGAGGGGTGATGAGAGGGATGCTCAACTTGCTGTTGAAGTAGCAGAAGTAGGTTTTAAAAAGCTCAAGGAAATGACGGCCTACGAGAGGTTTAGAGCCCTTGAGAAGGCAGCAAGGATCATATCAAAAAGGTCTCAGGAGTTTGCTCAACTTTTAACGCTGGAAGTTGGGAAAACTATTAAGGAGTCAATGGGGGAAGTCGGAAGGGCCGTTAATACGCTTACCCTTTCTGCAGAAGAGGCAAAGAGGGTTCTAGGGGAGGAAGTCCCTTTTGAGGGAGCTCCTGGAGTAAAGGGAAAGGTAGGCTTTTATAGAAGAGTTCCCATTGGAGTTATTGGGTGCATTACTCCTTTTAACTTTCCTCTAAACCTTACCTGCCATAAAGTAGGTCCTGCTTTGGCTGCAGGAAATTCTGTAGTCATAAAACCCTCTGAAAATACCTCACTAACAGTTATAAAGCTTGCAGAAGTTCTAATAGAGGCAGGTTTCCCTCCCGAGGCAGTTAACGTTTTAACCGGATACGGTGAAGAGGTTGGAGATGCTCTGGTTAGAAACTCAAAGGTAAGGATGATTACCTTTACGGGTAGCGTAGAAACTGGAAAGGTTATTATGAGCCGAGGGGGGCTGAAGAAGTACGCTATGGAGCTAGGTTCTAACGCTGGAGTTTATGTTGATAGGGACCAAAGCTCAAGGTTAAAGGAACTAGCAGAGAGGATAGGAAGGGGTGGTTTTACGCTTGCCGGTCAGGTGTGTATTTCCGTTCAAAGGGTATTTGTCCACTCTGAAGTTTACGATGGCTTTTTGAAGGAGCTCTCCTCATTTGCAGAAGGCCTTAAAGTTGGTGATCCTCGCAGTGAGGATACCGACGTTGGCCCGGTTATTGATAAAGGAGCAGCCGATAGGATAATGGACTGGATAGAGGAAGCCTTAAGTAAAGGTGCAGAGCTCGTGTGTGGAGGAAAGAGGTTATCCGATACCCTGATAGAGCCTACCGTTATTAGGGACGTTCCAAGGGATTCAAAGCTATTTAGGAAGGAGGTTTTCGGTCCGGTTATAGTTGTTAACAGGGTTTCTTCCCTTGAAGAGGCAATTGAGATGATTAACGACTCTCCTTACGGCCTTCAGGCTGGAATCTTTACAAATGACCTAAAGGGAGCCATGAAGTTTGCCCAGGAAGTTGAGTGTGGCGGAATAACGGTTAACGAGATTCCAACCTTTAGAGTAGATCAGATGCCCTACGGAGGGGTTAAAGAGAGCGGTATAGGTAGGGAAGGGCCTAAGTTTGCAGTTGAGGAGATGACAGAGATAAAAACTATTTGCTTTGACCTTAACTACTGAAGTTATTTTCACTTTTTAAACTTTTCTTTAAGTCTTCTTTCAACCGCCTTTGTTACGAACTGGGAAACGTCTCCCCCGTAGGAGGCTATTTCTCTAACTGCGGAGGAGGAGAGGTAGGCGTAGTCGTCTGAGGGCATTAAGAAGACTGTTTCAATTTCCGGGTAGAGCTTCCTGTTTAGTGAAGCCATTGTAAATTCATGGTCCATATCTGAAACGATTCTTATTCCCCTTAGTATTGCTACTGCCCCTTCCTTTTTCGCAAATTCTACTAGTAAAGAATTGAAGGTTTTTACTTTTACTTTACCTTCAAGTCCAACTTCTTTTAGGCTTTCTTCAAACATTTCCTTTCTTTCCTGTAGGGTGAAAAGAGGTTTCTTCTTTGGGTTTTCGGCTATTCCAACTATCAGTTCTGGAAATAGTTCTAGACCCCTTCTAACTATGTCTAGGTGGCCAAAGGTAACCGGGTCAAAAGTTCCTGGGTATATGGCTCTTTTAATCATCTGAAACCTCCTGTCTTCCGAATTTTAACAGCTAATTGATGCAACGGTTTTTATATTCAATTTTCTTTATATTCAATAAACTTTATTAATATTAGTAAATTAGAAAAGGTTGACTTAATAAAAAACTTTTTATATAAATCTGGATACATGCGGTTTACATCAAATTAACATTTGATGGGAGGAGTTATTGGAATTCCACATAGATAGGGCAAAGGTCCTTCCTAAGGCTAATGTTTGGGAGTTCCTTGAGGGGTTAAAGAGGCGCTTTAAGCTGATAGCCCCTGTAAAAGAGGGGGAAAAGTGCTCATATAAAGAGATCTCCGATGTAACTACCGTTGAGTTAAGCTATACGAGAACGGTTCTACCTCCGAAAAAGTACCTCCTTCCCTACAGAAGGGAGAGGTTCTCTTATAACCCTGAAACTATGGAGTTTAAAACTTTTAACTCTATCCAGGAGCAAGTAATCTTTGGAGTTCACTCCTGTGACCTTCATGGAATTTCAATACTTGATTCAGTCTACCTAAAGGAAAACCCCGACCCCCGCTATTTAGAGGTCAGGAAGAAAACGATCCTCATCGGACTTTCCTGCTATCCAGATGAGTACTGTTTTTGCCTTTCAACTGGAACGGCCTTTCCGGACGGGGCAAACTGGGATCTTTTCCTAACTGATATAGGGGCTGATTACTTCGTTTCAATTGGGAGCCCTAAGGGGGACGAGATAGTTCTTACCTTAAAGAACCTATTTAGAGAAATTGAAAAGGAGGACTTGGAGCTCTACAAAAGGAGTACCCGTAAGAAGAAAGAAGCTTTTAATAGAAAGGAGCTTCCCGACCTTGAAAGGATTTCCCAGTTAATTGAGCTTGAGTACGACTCTCCGGTTTGGGAAGAGGAAGCTAAGAAGTGTTTAGGTTGCGGAACGTGTACTAACGTATGCCCTACCTGCTTCTGCTATACCAGCGTTGATATTCCCGACTTAGAAGGGAAAGAGGTTAAGAGGGTAGAGTTTGTTACTTCCTGTCAGTATCCTTACTACTCCTTGGTTGCAGGTGGACACTACTTTAAGCCGACAAGGACTTCCCGCTTTAGGCACCGTTATTACCACAAGTTTGTTGGCTTCCCTTACCAGGTTGAGAAGTTAGGCTGTGTCGGCTGTGGAAGGTGCAGTTCAGAGTGTCCAGCCGAAATAAGCATAGTGAGGACTATTAAGAAGTTGAGAGGAACGGATGAAAAAGAGCTTAGAGAAGCTGTTAAATAAGCCCCTTCCTGCTGATCCGTTTTTACCCCAGAAGGTAGTTATAACCGATGTGGAGGAGCTAGCTCCTGAACATAAGAAGTTCACCTTCTCATTCCTTGAACCTAGCTCCTGCGAGAGGTGGAACCACATTCCCGGCCAGTTTGTAATGCTTACTGTACCTAAGGCCGGAGAGATACCGATTTCTATCTGTTCGTCCCCAACGAGGAAAGGTGTTATAGAGCTTACAGTTAGAAAAGTTGGTAGGAAGACGGAGGTTCTCCACTCCTTAGGCCCTGGAAGCGTAGTTGCACTGAGAGGACCTTACGGTAACGGTTTTCCGATTGGAATTATGGAAAACCACAACGTTTTGATAATAGCCGGAGGTTTAGGTATAGCTCCACTTCGCTCTTTAATCTGGTACATCCTTGATAGACGCCATCTCTTTAAGGAAGTTTACCTCCTCTACGGAACGAGGAACTACTCCTCTGTTCTCTATAAAGATGAGCTCTCCAGGCTTAAGGAGAGGAAGGATATAAAGTGCCTTTACATCCTTGATAGGTTGGAGACTCCCGAGGATGAGGAGTGGAGCCAGGGAAGGGAAGGACTCATTACGGATCTTATCCCTGAAGTTTCCCTTGAGCCGAAAGAGACTTACGTTGCCGTGTGCGGTCCGCCCATTGCTTATAAGTTCATAGGGAAAGAGCTCTTGAAAAATGGTTATCCTGAAAGCCAAATTTTCGTTTCTCTAGAGAGGAAAATGGAGTGTGGCATCGGTAAGTGTGGCCACTGTCAAATTGGATACAAGTTTGCCTGCGTTGATGGTCCAATTTTCCCTCTGTGGGATACAAAAAACCTTCCGGAGATGATTTAGATGGTGAAAATAGGAGTTATTGGTCTAACGGGATGTTCAGGTTGTCAGTGCGAAATACTTAATTGTCAAGATGCCCTTTTGAAGTTGCTTTCAAAGGTTGAGATTTCCCTCTTTCCCCTTGCAAAGGATGACAACTTAGAGGATGAGCTTGACCTCTTATTCGTTGAGGGGTCAGTTTCAACGTCCCTTGACAGGGATTGGCTTTTGAGACTTAGGGAGAGGACAAAGGTCCTCGTTGCTGTTGGTTCCTGTGCCTGCTACGGGGGAGTCCAAGCCCAGAGGAACGATGAAGTTCAGATTGAGGAGATGGTAAAAGAGGTTTACGGTAGTTGGAAACTTCCTTTTGAGGTCTTTAAGCCCTCTCCCGTTTCTGAGTTTGTAAAAGTTGATTACTTCCTACCTGGGTGTCCTTTAGATAAAAAGCAGTTTGTCTATACTGTTTCATTTCTTCTTAACGGGGTCAAGCCTTTCTTTCCAAAGATTCCCGTCTGTCATGAGTGTAAACTTTCGGAGAACGAGTGTCTCCTTTTAAAGGGAATTCCTTGTCAAGGGCCCGTTACTTATGCTGGGTGTGGAGCTCCCTGCACTTCAAAGGGAGTAGGATGCCAGGGCTGTAGGGGGGACTGTGACTTTCCAAACCACGAGGAGATTATCTCCATACTTACAAAGAAAGGACTTTCCTACGAAGATGCCCTTAAGTTCTTGAAGGTCTTTAGAGGGAATACCTTCAGAGTGAGGAGAGTAGATGAAAAAGGAGCTTAACGTTAATCACTTAACTAGGGTTGAGGGACACGGAGCGGTAGATATAGTTATTGAGAATTCAAGGCTTTCTGAAATCAGGTTAAGGTTTGCTGAAGGTCCTAGGTTCTTTGAAGTTATAACCAAAGATAGGCTCTATACTGAGATACCAAAAATAGTTTCTAGGATCTGCGGAATCTGTTACGTTTCCCACAGGCTGGCCGCTGTTTTTGCCATTGAAGATGCCTTTAGGGTTAAGGTAAACAGAGGGATTGAACTTTTAAGGAGTTTGTTAACCGTTGGGGAATTCTTGGAGAGCCACTCCCTTCACATTTACTTCCTTGCCCTTCCTGACTACATGGGGTACCCGTCAACTTTGGCTATGGTTAAAGATTACCCGAACGTGGTAAAGAGGGGTTTTAAGCTGAAGGAAGTTGGAAACAGGATAATGAAGTTAATCGGCGGTAAAACTGTTCACGGTGAGAATATACTAGTTGGCGGTTTTGCCTCTATTCCTTCTCGGGAGGAGTTAGAGGAGGTAGGAAGGAGCCTTTTAAAGTTAATACCTGAGATTGAATCTACCTTATTCTTTCTTGACGGCCTTGAGTATCCGGAGTTTGAGTCTTCCCACGAGATGGAAATGTGCCTTAATTCGCCATCTCCTTCACTCTTTTCTTCAGAGGTTTCCCTTTCCGATGGAACAAATTTCACAAAGAGGGAGTATGAACTCTTTGTAAGAGAGGAGGTATCCCCTTACAGTACCGCAAAAGTTTCAAAGGTAAAAGGAAAGCCTTTCTTAATAGGCCCTCTTGCAAGGGTTAACAGGCTTGAACTTCACCCGAAGGTTCTGGAATTAACAAAGAGGTTGAAACACTCTTTCCCTTCTAAAAACAGCCACTTGGCAAACCTTGCAAGGGCAGTTGAGCTCCTTGATGTTGCTTACAGGGGAGTTGAGTTTGTTGAAGAGCTCCTTTCTCTCTATCCTTTTGAGCCTACGGTTGAGGTTAATCCGAGGGAAGGAACAGGTTTTGGAGTTAAAGAAGCTCCAAGGGGAACTCTCTACCACAAGTACACCTTTGATTCAAAGGGAAGGTGTATCGGAGCAAACATAATAACTCCGACTGCTCAGCTTCAGTCTGTAATTGAGGATGATTTAAGGGCTC includes:
- a CDS encoding FAD/NAD(P)-binding protein, producing MKKSLEKLLNKPLPADPFLPQKVVITDVEELAPEHKKFTFSFLEPSSCERWNHIPGQFVMLTVPKAGEIPISICSSPTRKGVIELTVRKVGRKTEVLHSLGPGSVVALRGPYGNGFPIGIMENHNVLIIAGGLGIAPLRSLIWYILDRRHLFKEVYLLYGTRNYSSVLYKDELSRLKERKDIKCLYILDRLETPEDEEWSQGREGLITDLIPEVSLEPKETYVAVCGPPIAYKFIGKELLKNGYPESQIFVSLERKMECGIGKCGHCQIGYKFACVDGPIFPLWDTKNLPEMI
- a CDS encoding NADH:ubiquinone oxidoreductase, which produces MVKIGVIGLTGCSGCQCEILNCQDALLKLLSKVEISLFPLAKDDNLEDELDLLFVEGSVSTSLDRDWLLRLRERTKVLVAVGSCACYGGVQAQRNDEVQIEEMVKEVYGSWKLPFEVFKPSPVSEFVKVDYFLPGCPLDKKQFVYTVSFLLNGVKPFFPKIPVCHECKLSENECLLLKGIPCQGPVTYAGCGAPCTSKGVGCQGCRGDCDFPNHEEIISILTKKGLSYEDALKFLKVFRGNTFRVRRVDEKGA
- the argB gene encoding acetylglutamate kinase; this translates as MEKMIEKVTTLLEALPYIKEFYGKTVVIKYGGNAMINEDLKEGFAQDVVLLKYVGINPVIVHGGGPQIGELLKKLNIESRFVGGMRVTDRETMNVVEMVLVGKVNKEIVKLINSHGGNAVGLSGKDGNLIVAEKIDHVKYLQEVNAPEIIDLGFVGRVKKVNPDIVNRLLESKFIPVIAPVGIGEDFEAYNINADLVAGEMAAALKAEKLIMLTDVEGIKNKEGELIKSLKRQELSKLISNGTISGGMIPKVKACEIALTGGVKKAHIIDGRVKHSILLEMFTQEGIGTEII
- a CDS encoding Ni/Fe hydrogenase subunit alpha, producing MKKELNVNHLTRVEGHGAVDIVIENSRLSEIRLRFAEGPRFFEVITKDRLYTEIPKIVSRICGICYVSHRLAAVFAIEDAFRVKVNRGIELLRSLLTVGEFLESHSLHIYFLALPDYMGYPSTLAMVKDYPNVVKRGFKLKEVGNRIMKLIGGKTVHGENILVGGFASIPSREELEEVGRSLLKLIPEIESTLFFLDGLEYPEFESSHEMEMCLNSPSPSLFSSEVSLSDGTNFTKREYELFVREEVSPYSTAKVSKVKGKPFLIGPLARVNRLELHPKVLELTKRLKHSFPSKNSHLANLARAVELLDVAYRGVEFVEELLSLYPFEPTVEVNPREGTGFGVKEAPRGTLYHKYTFDSKGRCIGANIITPTAQLQSVIEDDLRALVETSLDSEDSEIKKRAEVLIRAYDP
- the coaD gene encoding pantetheine-phosphate adenylyltransferase, with product MIKRAIYPGTFDPVTFGHLDIVRRGLELFPELIVGIAENPKKKPLFTLQERKEMFEESLKEVGLEGKVKVKTFNSLLVEFAKKEGAVAILRGIRIVSDMDHEFTMASLNRKLYPEIETVFLMPSDDYAYLSSSAVREIASYGGDVSQFVTKAVERRLKEKFKK
- a CDS encoding metallophosphoesterase family protein; this encodes MRVGIISDIHANIHALKEVDRKLKEEGVDEVWCLGDTVGYGAFPNECLDWVRENCSIVLLGNHELVVLGYYDESLLNEYAAASLIWTKERLKAENVEFLKKLSVQHLTDCCQLVHDTPESPGSMKYILSKNDAYYALLKQLRSLCFFGHTHIPAAYRLWGPEVDKVSANPLYVRAGRYLINPGSVGQPRDKDPRASFGIFDLESKSFKLYRVEYNFKVAAREILRAGLPEFLAARLVLGV
- a CDS encoding amino acid--tRNA ligase-related protein gives rise to the protein MLETIIARNRLKESIRELFLSWGFTEVETPTLIPYCNPDNNVENVRTEFKDFQGKKHTWFLHTSPEFFMKRLIWLGAERIFQITKVFRSGEITPLHQVEFTMVEWYRVGEDFKKGMEETEEIVKRGAEEFGVKEITFRGNKTSLKEFKRISVKEAFEEFAGVNVLDREQVIKISGEKDYEGAFFKLLVDRVEPKLAQLPHPVFLFGYPEEFSAMAEVENGIAQRFELYIAGVELANGYTELRDYGSYREKFEKKGICALDKRFLELLKRKPLPKCEGVALGFDRLLMLLLGKENLEEVIPFSTSKLLKELPSS
- a CDS encoding aldehyde dehydrogenase family protein — protein: MKGYMLIGGKRVFKKEEIEIRFPYDNSLVGTIPRGDERDAQLAVEVAEVGFKKLKEMTAYERFRALEKAARIISKRSQEFAQLLTLEVGKTIKESMGEVGRAVNTLTLSAEEAKRVLGEEVPFEGAPGVKGKVGFYRRVPIGVIGCITPFNFPLNLTCHKVGPALAAGNSVVIKPSENTSLTVIKLAEVLIEAGFPPEAVNVLTGYGEEVGDALVRNSKVRMITFTGSVETGKVIMSRGGLKKYAMELGSNAGVYVDRDQSSRLKELAERIGRGGFTLAGQVCISVQRVFVHSEVYDGFLKELSSFAEGLKVGDPRSEDTDVGPVIDKGAADRIMDWIEEALSKGAELVCGGKRLSDTLIEPTVIRDVPRDSKLFRKEVFGPVIVVNRVSSLEEAIEMINDSPYGLQAGIFTNDLKGAMKFAQEVECGGITVNEIPTFRVDQMPYGGVKESGIGREGPKFAVEEMTEIKTICFDLNY
- a CDS encoding 4Fe-4S dicluster domain-containing protein, whose product is MEFHIDRAKVLPKANVWEFLEGLKRRFKLIAPVKEGEKCSYKEISDVTTVELSYTRTVLPPKKYLLPYRRERFSYNPETMEFKTFNSIQEQVIFGVHSCDLHGISILDSVYLKENPDPRYLEVRKKTILIGLSCYPDEYCFCLSTGTAFPDGANWDLFLTDIGADYFVSIGSPKGDEIVLTLKNLFREIEKEDLELYKRSTRKKKEAFNRKELPDLERISQLIELEYDSPVWEEEAKKCLGCGTCTNVCPTCFCYTSVDIPDLEGKEVKRVEFVTSCQYPYYSLVAGGHYFKPTRTSRFRHRYYHKFVGFPYQVEKLGCVGCGRCSSECPAEISIVRTIKKLRGTDEKELREAVK
- a CDS encoding UbiX family flavin prenyltransferase, translating into MDRVVVGITGASGSIYGKRLVEVLVANSYRVDLIFSETGRRVFEFETGVSVDKFVNSLPKDLVNLYRPDDLFAPPSSGSHQVKGAVVIPCSAGTLGHIASGSTVNLIHRAVDVNLKEGRPVILVFRETPINRIHAENILRVIDSGVTVLPASPGFYSKPKGVMELVDFIVERALRLLLKKEFGLIRNWGAP